The stretch of DNA aagagctttttagggttagataaagaggattcgattctggattgatagaacaaacttttggctgcagtgatggacgcagagaaggaggagagaagagattgataggcgagcaggtcacTGGCgagtttggattttcgccatttcctttccgctgctcgcattgtggctctctcggcgcgcaccggttcggacagccacggagccggagaggacttgcggacctttcgagtcgtaagaggacagagagaatcaagagaggacgacagcgtagagagaagagtgtcagtggcgaagttaggctgcataagtgcgaaggaatcggttgaggggagggctgacagaacagaggaggccagagaggagggtgagagggtgcggatgttgcgacggacaggtgcagagtccgttgtgggagggttgtcagttccccTAAATGAATATTGCGCTGTATTGAAGACGTGACACTAGTGTTTGATACTGTTAACATGTTACTGAGGTAAataaagtgagaagtagagtcattctCTCGAAGACCTCTAAACAATCCGACTtctctatacaaccagaggcgtCGCCCCCTGCTAgacattagaaagaatgcacgtttaaaaaaaaagggcatttcagcattggcttcacttttctgACCCGGAGGATGTCCGTTACAAACCGTTGAACGGTATCGCGCATTTCCCAAAACGCGTGAAGGAGAATTGATCCATAATATTTGAGAAAATCAACTCACCAAAGCTGAAGATCCCCTCCCAGCCTGCAATGTAGCGCCCCCAGTAAGGCAGCAGGCCGCGGCTCCACTTGGGCGTCACAAACACAGCCATGTTGTTCTCGAACATCTGCGCTATGGAGCTGATCAAGTCGGCGGTACTCGCAGGGATTTCCTTCTCCAGACACCCGACCCTCGTCTCAAACAGTATGGCGGCAATACCTGAGGTTAAGATTCAGGAGAAGACATCATCAGAGAACccgtctgacacacacacacacacacacacacacacacacacacacacacacacacggacacacacggacacacacacggacacacggacggacacacacacacggacacacacggacacacacacggacggacacacacggacggacacacagacacacacggacacacacacggacggacacacacggacggacacacagacacacggacacacacacacacacggacacacacggacacggacacacggacacacacacacggacacacacggacacgagATTTTAAGTGAACATGCACGAGTTGTCTACACACCCTCTAGCGAGAAGTGATAGAGCTCGTTGGCCACATTAGTCACCAAATCTCCCGTCGGGCTACACCGACGCAGGAAGCGGATCCTCTTGATGAAGGCGGCGACCACGTCGTCGATGACGCCGTGATACTGCGCGGAGTCTTTCGGATGCAGCATGCGCTTATTCAGCACCGCCCTCAGGTTGCGCCACTTCTCCCCCTCCCTAGGGGAATAGATGTACATACAGCGTGTACGAAATGCATTgcttcactttaaaaaacaaaacccgaTCAGGCAAAAGACAGGGTCGGCGACGCGGTCTCACTCGGTGAAAGGCCCGTAGCCGAATCCTCTCAAATCGCGATACTCCTTCCACGCCGACATGTCTCCCCGTTGAGGGAACTTCCCGTCGTTCCTCATGACTTCTTCCAGCAGCTTCGGGGTGTTCACGGAAACCGACTGCAGTCCGTCTCTGTATATGGGCCCATATCGCTGCTTCTCATAGATCTGAAGGTAGTGTGAGAAAACCAGGTTTAAAAATGGCGCTCCTAGCGATTGCGGTTATGGAATACAATGAGTTAACAAGTTGGGAGGgtcaaggaaaataaataactctgTATGGCTTATGAGATCTAGGAATCCAGAAATCAGGTAACCAATCTACACCCGTCTGCCCCGGGGCGGGCACTGGCATCCTCTCAGTCGAGACTGGCTATTGTCATCTGGGAGGTTACTATGGGAACGAATGGTAATAGAACCAGTCTGACAATTTGGGTGCTGTACTCTCTCTGCAGGACGACCACGCAGACGCTCACAGTGACGTCAATCATCAAGGTTCATTTGcgtacagacaaaaaaaaaaaaaaagttgcagcCGAGATTCATCAGCAAGATTATTTATGGAACGCACGCAGATTAAAACAACCGTGCATCACTGTGACAgagcgcgcgcgtgtgtgtgtgtgtgtgtgtgtgtgtgtgtgtgtgtgtgtgtgtgtgtgtgtgtgtgtgtgtgtgtgtgtgtgtgtgtgtgtgtgtgtgtgtgtgtgtgtgtgtgtgtgtgtgtgtgtgtgcctatctTACCTGTAGCTCATGCAAACGGTTGTAGAAACCCTGGAACACCATCCTGTAGAGTAGCTCCAGGAAGCTGACGTGCGGGAGGTCGTCCACCGTCCGAGGCTTGTCCTGGCCCGCAGAGGACGGGCCCGCCGCCCCCCTGGAGCAGACCGGGGCCTCGGCGGCGTTCGGGCCCATCGGAGGCCAGCGTCCGTACCGTCGCATCAGGCTCCGGGACAACCGTGATGCAGCCATATTGGAGAGCAGAATGGAAAACACACGCACGGCTCCTGTTACATCCAAGAGCCTAGCGGAGCAGGGAGGGGCCATGGTCTTACACAATGTTTAACCCTCACGGCACAGCTCTCATGGAGCAACCAGGGGCCTCTCCACCCACACAACTGGAGGCAAGGCCGCTCTTAATTGTCAGTGCTTCAGGTGAGTAGGCAAACCAGTCAAGTCTGAGTCACTATCATTAAACTTAATAACTTAATAATCTCTCTTGCGCTCGCTGATTAAAGTGCTGGAAGAAGTTGAGAAGAATGGACgttgaagagaaagaaagaaaaaaagctgttgAACTTTTAACTATAAGCGGTTGAAATGAGCAGGGAGACACCGCCATTGCTCCTGAAATCATTCTCAATGCcatttaacaattaaaaaaaatacttccagTTCTTGTTCGAGAAGACGGAGAGCCACGTGGACTGCTTTTATTAtgttaccttttctttttagtgtttttttttaaaaacgtacaTTCAACGTCACAAACAACGAGGACGAACACAAACTCACACGACTCGGGCTGCATGGTGTCAGACACGTGCCCAGGTGAGGGACGTCAGACACGTGCCCAGGTGAGGGACTCCATCCACGTGGTGCGCGCGAGCCGCCCCGTTCACCTGAAAGCGGCCGTCCCTTCCATGCTGGGAAACCCCGCAGTCCGCAGGATGAAAGAGGACACGACAGCGCCGACGCAGACCGGGAACCGAGGCCGTTTATAGCGGACCTGGGCCCCCGGAGGTGTGCACTGACTGTGCACGCGTTTTTGTTGGACACGtgatcattgtgtttttttttctctctttgttcctGTTACCTGTGGCGACATTATTAAACAAACCAGAATAtgattatgtgttttttttttcttgaatagtggaatttatttatatataaaatatataatttaggGCGAAATTGAGGCGACCCGAGAATCCAG from Cyclopterus lumpus isolate fCycLum1 chromosome 21, fCycLum1.pri, whole genome shotgun sequence encodes:
- the LOC117750380 gene encoding sterol 26-hydroxylase, mitochondrial isoform X2 — encoded protein: MAASRLSRSLMRRYGRWPPMGPNAAEAPVCSRGAAGPSSAGQDKPRTVDDLPHVSFLELLYRMVFQGFYNRLHELQIYEKQRYGPIYRDGLQSVSVNTPKLLEEVMRNDGKFPQRGDMSAWKEYRDLRGFGYGPFTEEGEKWRNLRAVLNKRMLHPKDSAQYHGVIDDVVAAFIKRIRFLRRCSPTGDLVTNVANELYHFSLEGIAAILFETRVGCLEKEIPASTADLISSIAQMFENNMAVFVTPKWSRGLLPYWGRYIAGWEGIFSFAKALIDKKLEVIQQRVDNNHDVEGEYLTYLLSNTQMSMKDVYGSITELLLAGMDTTSNTLTWTLHLLSKYPETQERLHGEVSALAPADRAPSAAEVTRMQYLRAVVKEALRMYPVVPMNARIIAEKNVTIGGYQFAKKTPFMFCHYAITHDEDTFPEPFTFKPERWLRDGRERPHPFASIPFGFGVRSCVGRRIAEMEMHLVLVAIVRQFEIKPDPAMGELKSINRTVLIPDRPLNLHFVDRSRGDAD
- the LOC117750380 gene encoding sterol 26-hydroxylase, mitochondrial isoform X1, coding for MAPPCSARLLDVTGAVRVFSILLSNMAASRLSRSLMRRYGRWPPMGPNAAEAPVCSRGAAGPSSAGQDKPRTVDDLPHVSFLELLYRMVFQGFYNRLHELQIYEKQRYGPIYRDGLQSVSVNTPKLLEEVMRNDGKFPQRGDMSAWKEYRDLRGFGYGPFTEEGEKWRNLRAVLNKRMLHPKDSAQYHGVIDDVVAAFIKRIRFLRRCSPTGDLVTNVANELYHFSLEGIAAILFETRVGCLEKEIPASTADLISSIAQMFENNMAVFVTPKWSRGLLPYWGRYIAGWEGIFSFAKALIDKKLEVIQQRVDNNHDVEGEYLTYLLSNTQMSMKDVYGSITELLLAGMDTTSNTLTWTLHLLSKYPETQERLHGEVSALAPADRAPSAAEVTRMQYLRAVVKEALRMYPVVPMNARIIAEKNVTIGGYQFAKKTPFMFCHYAITHDEDTFPEPFTFKPERWLRDGRERPHPFASIPFGFGVRSCVGRRIAEMEMHLVLVAIVRQFEIKPDPAMGELKSINRTVLIPDRPLNLHFVDRSRGDAD